A window from Chloroflexota bacterium encodes these proteins:
- a CDS encoding amidohydrolase, translating into MPDLVLWNGRLWTQDLRFPDATAIAIRDGHILAVGSDDEIRDLARPNTESVDLRGRRVLPGLTDAHFHFKGWALARRRLRLAGLPSLAAAQEAVGQAAQSAPPGQWIRGQGWNETNWPERHFLSAADLDAVAPDHPVFLHRSDLHLATASSMALRLAGITADTPDPEAGVIDRDGAGQPTGVLRDKAMDLVSAVAPKPGDDEIDLAMRDAIVEAHRLGLTGIHDFRSTGAEKGRVDMLAWQRLWQRQALDLRVWAMIAGESLDAMIALGLRTGFGDDRLRTGGIKLFADGSLGARTAWMLDDYQDGGTGLPIVPMAEIADKVARADAHGISVGIHAIGDQAIHELLDVFTEVLPASSPPPFAVPSAPHRIEHMQHSRPGDLKRLGELGLVSSVQPLHVVDDMGLVEWAVGDDRARWTYAFRTMMEGGAVLALGSDAPVADPNPFLGIHAAVTRQRPDGTPAGGWFPEQCLTVAEAVYGYTMGPAIASGQTDRLGSLSPGKLADCVVLDRDIFAGPPAGIAGTQAAMTVFDGRIVHCS; encoded by the coding sequence ATGCCAGACCTGGTTCTTTGGAATGGAAGACTGTGGACACAGGATCTCCGCTTTCCCGACGCCACTGCCATTGCCATCCGCGATGGTCACATTCTGGCTGTGGGCAGTGATGACGAAATCCGCGACCTGGCCCGGCCAAATACAGAATCGGTAGACCTGCGGGGCCGGCGGGTTCTGCCCGGTCTCACCGACGCCCATTTTCATTTTAAGGGCTGGGCGCTGGCCCGGCGCCGGCTGCGCTTGGCGGGGCTGCCCTCGCTGGCGGCCGCGCAGGAAGCTGTGGGCCAGGCGGCGCAATCCGCGCCGCCCGGCCAGTGGATCCGCGGCCAGGGCTGGAACGAGACCAACTGGCCTGAGCGACACTTTCTCAGCGCTGCCGACCTGGACGCTGTCGCGCCCGATCACCCTGTCTTTCTCCATCGCAGCGACCTGCACCTGGCCACAGCCAGCTCAATGGCGCTGCGGCTGGCAGGCATCACAGCCGATACGCCCGATCCCGAGGCCGGTGTCATCGACCGGGATGGGGCAGGCCAGCCTACCGGCGTGCTGCGGGACAAGGCCATGGACCTGGTGTCCGCGGTGGCTCCCAAGCCTGGCGACGATGAGATTGACCTGGCCATGCGGGATGCCATCGTCGAGGCCCATCGCCTGGGGTTGACCGGTATTCACGATTTTCGTTCCACCGGTGCCGAAAAGGGCCGAGTTGACATGCTGGCCTGGCAGCGCCTGTGGCAACGGCAGGCACTGGACCTGCGGGTGTGGGCCATGATCGCCGGCGAGTCGCTGGATGCCATGATTGCCCTGGGGCTGCGCACCGGTTTTGGCGATGACCGGCTGCGCACCGGCGGCATCAAGCTCTTCGCCGACGGTTCCCTGGGGGCGCGCACTGCCTGGATGCTGGACGATTACCAGGATGGCGGAACAGGTTTGCCCATCGTGCCCATGGCCGAGATCGCCGACAAAGTGGCCCGGGCCGACGCGCACGGCATCTCCGTTGGTATCCATGCCATCGGCGACCAGGCTATCCACGAGTTGCTCGACGTCTTTACCGAAGTTCTCCCCGCGTCCTCGCCCCCCCCCTTCGCCGTGCCTTCTGCCCCCCACCGCATCGAACACATGCAGCACAGCCGCCCGGGCGATCTGAAACGCCTTGGCGAATTGGGCCTGGTGTCCTCGGTGCAGCCATTGCACGTGGTGGATGACATGGGCCTGGTGGAGTGGGCCGTGGGCGATGACCGGGCGCGCTGGACCTACGCCTTTCGCACCATGATGGAGGGCGGTGCGGTGCTGGCTCTGGGCTCCGATGCTCCGGTGGCCGACCCCAACCCCTTCCTGGGTATCCACGCTGCGGTGACCCGTCAACGGCCAGACGGCACGCCGGCCGGCGGCTGGTTCCCGGAGCAATGTTTGACTGTCGCGGAGGCAGTTTATGGTTACACCATGGGACCGGCCATTGCCAGTGGGCAGACCGACAGGCTAGGCAGCCTGAGCCCCGGCAAGTTGGCGGATTGCGTCGTGCTGGATCGGGATATCTTTGCTGGTCCGCCGGCCGGGATCGCCGGCACGCAAGCGGCAATGACAGTGTTCGATGGGCGGATCGTCCATTGCTCATGA
- a CDS encoding LCP family protein, which yields MSDQRSKVKRIWPAFVLGILFISLVVGVIYASTAIYQWARETARSLPEVSVVSPPNIVLASRPQAGDVETTETAPQQKPAISSALPGTSPSLILPQVEQDNRITMLLLGVDQRPDDYSPPRTDNIIVVTVDPDTGNAGMISLPRDLYVPIPGFEQGGKINTAYVVGETSDYPGGGGALAKNTVSEFLGYPVDYYVKINFDGFEKVIDLLGGIDVVVPNTIHDEEFPTIDYGYSTFHIDAGDQHLDGETALKYVRVRNTDSDFERARRQQQVLIAVKDRVIENKLLAGLRIFDFLDVLADNIEHDIPASKVAEFVSLAGRVQIDDIERLVLDTKYAKVDPDSPYGWILVPDRERIRPAVDQVFSAKKDAPQLDVEALARLHAQQQAQQEAELARQQVRNDFQAQAEALRHSLAGEGARIVVQNGTSDPVLAARTADWLERQGYDVVQHGQAERTDYPRTVLISGTEKPFTTTNLKDMFAISDDNVLREDALQGNVDIQLIVGQDFYLLVSN from the coding sequence ATGTCTGACCAGCGGTCGAAAGTAAAGAGAATTTGGCCGGCCTTTGTGCTGGGCATTCTTTTTATTAGTCTTGTTGTTGGGGTGATTTACGCGTCGACGGCTATCTATCAATGGGCCAGAGAGACGGCGCGTTCGCTACCCGAAGTATCGGTAGTCAGCCCGCCCAATATTGTCCTGGCGTCGCGCCCGCAGGCCGGGGACGTCGAAACGACCGAAACAGCGCCACAACAAAAACCCGCCATATCCTCAGCACTTCCCGGCACCAGCCCGTCGCTGATCTTGCCCCAGGTAGAGCAGGATAATCGCATTACAATGCTTCTCCTGGGGGTTGACCAGCGTCCTGATGATTACAGTCCACCGCGCACCGACAACATAATTGTTGTCACGGTAGACCCTGACACGGGCAACGCGGGGATGATTTCCCTGCCTCGCGATCTATATGTCCCAATCCCGGGCTTTGAGCAGGGTGGAAAGATCAACACGGCCTATGTCGTTGGCGAGACCAGCGACTATCCAGGGGGCGGGGGGGCGCTGGCAAAAAACACAGTCAGTGAATTCCTGGGCTATCCCGTCGACTACTATGTCAAGATCAACTTCGACGGCTTCGAGAAAGTCATCGACCTGCTAGGGGGAATCGACGTTGTGGTACCCAATACCATCCACGACGAAGAATTTCCCACCATCGATTATGGCTATTCGACCTTCCATATCGACGCGGGAGATCAACATCTGGATGGCGAAACAGCCCTGAAATATGTACGCGTACGAAACACGGACAGCGACTTCGAACGTGCACGGCGTCAACAACAGGTTCTTATCGCCGTAAAGGACCGGGTTATTGAAAACAAGTTATTGGCCGGACTGCGGATTTTCGATTTCCTCGACGTGCTGGCCGACAACATCGAACATGACATTCCAGCGTCCAAGGTGGCAGAGTTTGTCTCCCTCGCCGGTCGAGTTCAGATCGACGATATCGAACGACTTGTTCTGGACACGAAGTACGCCAAAGTAGACCCCGACAGCCCCTACGGCTGGATCCTGGTGCCTGATCGAGAGCGTATCCGACCCGCGGTCGACCAGGTGTTTTCGGCCAAAAAAGATGCCCCCCAACTGGATGTAGAGGCACTTGCCCGTCTACATGCCCAACAACAGGCACAGCAAGAGGCTGAACTGGCACGACAACAGGTGCGCAATGATTTTCAGGCACAGGCAGAAGCATTGCGTCATAGCCTTGCAGGTGAAGGAGCCCGAATCGTCGTCCAAAATGGTACCAGCGATCCTGTACTGGCAGCCCGAACAGCAGATTGGCTCGAGCGCCAGGGATATGATGTCGTCCAACACGGCCAGGCAGAGCGGACAGACTACCCCCGGACGGTCCTGATCTCTGGCACTGAAAAGCCCTTTACGACCACCAATTTGAAGGATATGTTCGCAATCTCAGACGACAATGTCTTGCGTGAAGATGCTCTTCAAGGAAATGTCGATATCCAGTTGATCGTGGGTCAGGACTTTTATCTGCTTGTTTCCAATTGA
- a CDS encoding universal stress protein — protein MYHRILVPLDGSVFAELALDHAGQIAVAGETEVHLVTVAPLLSDQSLAVVDLYPVPAYHDYQADQSEEMQQARGQYDDYLIQVAGRPPLTGHEVKTIVRFGHQPAEEIISYAEDADCDLIVMSTHGRSGIGRWVYGSVADKVLRGSHIPIFLVRAQENSAAQQN, from the coding sequence ATGTATCACCGTATCCTCGTTCCCCTTGACGGTTCTGTTTTTGCTGAGCTGGCCTTGGACCATGCCGGGCAGATCGCAGTCGCGGGAGAGACCGAAGTTCATCTGGTGACCGTTGCACCACTTCTGAGCGATCAGTCCCTGGCTGTGGTCGACTTATACCCCGTGCCTGCCTATCATGATTATCAGGCTGACCAGTCGGAAGAGATGCAGCAGGCGCGCGGGCAGTACGACGATTACCTGATTCAAGTGGCGGGGCGCCCGCCATTGACAGGCCACGAAGTCAAAACAATCGTGCGCTTCGGCCACCAGCCAGCCGAGGAGATCATCTCTTACGCCGAGGATGCCGATTGTGATCTGATCGTCATGTCGACCCATGGCAGGTCTGGCATAGGCCGATGGGTCTACGGAAGCGTTGCCGACAAGGTATTGCGTGGCTCGCATATTCCCATCTTTTTGGTAAGGGCCCAGGAAAACTCGGCTGCCCAACAAAACTGA
- a CDS encoding carbohydrate ABC transporter permease, producing the protein MASTAPTMDDQSSVSSSKSSGFRIQPGRLVLYAILFFGAFLAFLPFFWMLSTSLMTLGETINRQWLPDVPQFSNYVEAWEEARFDKYFLNSVIITLVTLAGLLTSSVLAAYAFARIDFWGKNVLFAILLATMMIPESVTMIPNFLMIRGDVIPLPGGTWLNRLPALTVPFMANAFSIFLLRQFFAQIPNELWDSAQIDGAGHFRFLLRIVLPMSVAPILTVTIFAFIGAWNAFLWPLLVTTKPDWRPLMVGLWTFVTEAGPETQLLMAGAVITVIPILIMYFLTQKQFTEGIATSGLKG; encoded by the coding sequence ATGGCTAGTACGGCACCCACCATGGATGACCAGTCGAGCGTTAGCTCTTCTAAATCATCAGGTTTTCGCATTCAGCCTGGGCGCCTGGTGCTATACGCCATCCTGTTCTTTGGTGCGTTTCTGGCCTTTCTGCCCTTTTTCTGGATGTTATCGACCTCTCTGATGACTCTTGGAGAGACGATCAATCGCCAATGGCTGCCCGATGTACCTCAATTCTCGAACTACGTGGAGGCGTGGGAGGAAGCCAGGTTCGATAAATATTTTCTCAATAGCGTTATTATCACGCTGGTCACGTTGGCTGGACTGTTGACATCATCCGTGTTGGCTGCCTATGCCTTCGCTCGCATCGATTTCTGGGGCAAAAACGTTCTATTCGCCATCTTGCTGGCAACCATGATGATTCCGGAATCGGTGACCATGATCCCAAATTTCCTGATGATCCGTGGTGATGTCATTCCCCTGCCCGGTGGTACCTGGCTCAACAGGCTGCCTGCATTGACGGTACCCTTCATGGCAAATGCCTTTAGTATTTTCCTCTTGCGCCAGTTTTTCGCTCAGATTCCCAATGAGCTATGGGATTCTGCCCAAATCGATGGCGCAGGTCATTTTCGCTTTTTGTTACGCATCGTGCTGCCCATGAGCGTAGCACCGATCCTGACGGTCACCATCTTTGCATTTATCGGTGCGTGGAACGCTTTCCTGTGGCCTCTGCTGGTGACTACCAAGCCTGATTGGCGACCGCTGATGGTTGGCCTTTGGACCTTTGTGACAGAAGCAGGTCCGGAGACCCAACTCCTGATGGCAGGCGCTGTCATCACAGTGATCCCGATTCTCATTATGTATTTTTTGACCCAAAAGCAGTTTACCGAGGGTATTGCCACTTCCGGTCTGAAGGGATAG
- a CDS encoding DNA double-strand break repair nuclease NurA, with translation MLELNRLTVPVAEMAEALSGQRSVLRDQADQARRTLKEQAQVTDELREKLKQAEKVDPSWRGADPLGDRLDELQELPKIVEPATLIASDGSQIYPDTHGIALYYLLNVGTIILRQGSGEAPITATEARVGFEATDLFRQRGGGLIDNDEVNYRRDIWELQVLALLSREERLALGGDLARGIVALGDGPLLPWMPQRLSDEEQRRRVKKYAGALDIMKKAAVFPFGYIDRPRSANILRLLHLAELSMEEISKERLRQDNPYRGLADRSLFRYLAPGQRSALFAATSEINRSYESQGHRIYFCFLNVANDRQNPCVVRVEVPEWIARKQDQMDMALTSVLADCRLTNYPYVLTRADELARVSRQEKDVFEQMLSVEMYRRGLAVALSSKQAQKGFTGLN, from the coding sequence ATGCTGGAGTTAAATCGTTTGACGGTGCCTGTTGCAGAAATGGCTGAAGCTCTGTCCGGGCAACGCAGTGTGCTTCGGGATCAGGCGGATCAGGCGCGCCGGACGCTCAAAGAACAGGCACAGGTAACCGATGAGTTGAGGGAGAAGCTCAAACAAGCTGAGAAAGTTGATCCAAGCTGGCGCGGGGCAGATCCCCTGGGCGATCGGCTGGATGAACTGCAAGAGCTACCCAAAATTGTCGAACCTGCTACCTTGATTGCCAGCGATGGATCGCAGATATATCCCGATACCCACGGCATTGCGCTATACTATCTGCTTAACGTGGGTACGATCATATTGCGCCAGGGAAGCGGCGAGGCGCCGATCACAGCTACCGAGGCCCGGGTAGGTTTCGAGGCAACCGATCTGTTTCGGCAGCGCGGCGGTGGGTTGATTGACAACGATGAAGTCAATTACCGGCGGGATATCTGGGAATTGCAGGTGCTTGCCCTCCTTTCCCGGGAGGAACGCCTCGCCTTGGGTGGTGACCTGGCGCGTGGTATCGTCGCCTTGGGTGACGGGCCTCTTCTTCCCTGGATGCCCCAACGTTTGAGCGATGAAGAGCAACGGCGTCGGGTCAAGAAGTATGCCGGGGCTTTGGACATCATGAAGAAGGCGGCCGTTTTTCCGTTTGGATATATCGACCGTCCTCGCAGCGCCAACATTCTGCGTTTATTACACCTGGCCGAATTATCCATGGAGGAAATCTCCAAGGAGCGACTGCGCCAGGATAATCCCTATCGAGGGCTGGCTGATCGCAGTCTGTTCAGGTACCTGGCTCCAGGCCAACGCTCCGCTCTGTTCGCCGCGACATCGGAGATCAATAGAAGCTATGAGTCTCAAGGCCACCGTATCTACTTCTGTTTCCTCAATGTGGCGAATGACAGGCAGAATCCCTGTGTTGTGCGTGTTGAGGTTCCGGAGTGGATTGCCCGAAAACAGGACCAGATGGACATGGCCCTGACTTCGGTGCTGGCTGACTGCCGGCTGACCAACTATCCCTATGTTCTGACGCGCGCCGACGAACTGGCACGGGTCAGTCGACAGGAGAAAGATGTGTTTGAGCAGATGTTAAGCGTTGAGATGTATCGACGGGGTCTGGCTGTTGCGTTGTCGTCGAAGCAGGCTCAGAAGGGATTCACTGGTCTCAATTAG
- a CDS encoding extracellular solute-binding protein, producing MTRSKLWILLAIILVAAMVLGACGGKDEPSEQVQEKVEEVAEKVTEKVEEAKEEAPTAKPSTQDMTATADAWAEVDPSGQTVFFWHQHTRGREEALQEIVQEFNDSNEYGIEVVAEYQGGYGDIFNKMLTFMNTEDAPNLVVAYQNQAATYQLGDSLIDMTDLVDSAKWGYSAEEQRDFFSGFYGQDIFPNFGNARLGFPPNRSMEVMYYNMDWLKELGYDAPPATPEEFKEMACAASASPYSGASTDVSPIGYELSVDASRFASWTFARGGDVFDYEDGQYDYNNEAAVAAMSFLQELFEEGCATIVTERYGDQTDFGQGRLLFTVGSSSGLPYYRSAVEEGANFNWSVAPIPYTTGEPVQNIYGASVSIPKTTPDAELAAWLFLKHYTSPDVQAKWVEASNYFPVRSGVAEGLDDYFAENPAYQTAFELLPYGTFEPPAPGYDFVRDMAEEAMAAIAGGAPVQETLDQLTEDANASLAEQLEQIPESPDALAKIDPSGQTVFFWHQHTRDRETALQEIVQEFNDTNKYGIEVVAEYQGGYGDIFNKMLTFMNTEDAPNLVVAYQNQAATYQLGDALVDMTPYVESIKYGLNSAEQKDFFSGFFNQDIFPNFGNARLGFPPNRSMEVMYYNMDWLKELGYDAPPATPEEFKEMACAASASPYSGASTDVSPIGYELSVDASRFASWTFARGGDVFDYEDGQYDYNNEAAVAAMSFLQELFEEGCATIVTERYGDQTDFGQGRLLFTVGSSSGLPYYRSAVEEGANFNWSVAPIPYTTEEPAQNIYGASVSIPKTTSEQQLAAWLFLKHYTSPDVQAKWAQASNYFPVRASVAEGLDDYFAENPAYQTAFELLPYGTFEPPAPGYDFVRDMAEEAMAAIAGGAPVQETLDQLTEDANASLAEQLEQIQ from the coding sequence ATGACAAGGTCGAAGCTTTGGATACTGTTGGCGATTATTCTCGTCGCCGCAATGGTGCTTGGCGCCTGTGGCGGCAAGGATGAGCCATCTGAGCAGGTTCAGGAGAAGGTCGAAGAAGTGGCCGAGAAGGTGACCGAAAAAGTTGAAGAGGCCAAAGAAGAAGCTCCAACGGCCAAGCCTTCTACCCAGGATATGACTGCGACGGCTGATGCATGGGCAGAGGTGGATCCCAGCGGGCAGACGGTCTTTTTCTGGCACCAGCACACTCGCGGCCGGGAAGAAGCGCTCCAGGAGATTGTTCAGGAGTTCAACGATAGCAACGAGTACGGGATTGAGGTGGTCGCCGAGTACCAGGGTGGTTATGGTGACATCTTCAACAAGATGTTGACCTTCATGAATACCGAGGACGCTCCTAATCTGGTGGTGGCCTACCAGAACCAGGCTGCGACCTACCAGCTGGGCGACTCTCTCATTGACATGACCGATTTGGTTGATAGTGCCAAATGGGGTTACTCTGCTGAGGAGCAGCGAGACTTTTTCAGCGGCTTCTACGGTCAGGACATCTTCCCCAACTTTGGCAATGCCCGTCTGGGCTTCCCGCCCAACCGCTCCATGGAAGTGATGTACTACAACATGGATTGGCTGAAGGAATTGGGCTACGATGCACCGCCGGCAACGCCTGAAGAATTCAAGGAGATGGCCTGTGCGGCTAGCGCCTCACCCTACAGCGGGGCCAGCACCGATGTCAGCCCCATCGGCTACGAATTGAGCGTGGATGCCTCCCGCTTCGCGAGCTGGACCTTCGCTCGAGGTGGGGATGTTTTCGACTACGAAGATGGCCAATACGACTACAACAACGAGGCGGCGGTGGCGGCGATGTCGTTCCTGCAGGAGTTGTTCGAAGAGGGCTGCGCCACCATTGTGACGGAGCGCTACGGCGACCAGACCGACTTTGGCCAGGGCCGCCTGCTGTTCACAGTGGGCTCCAGCTCAGGTCTGCCATACTATCGTAGTGCCGTGGAGGAAGGCGCTAACTTCAACTGGAGTGTTGCACCGATCCCGTATACCACTGGAGAACCGGTGCAGAACATCTACGGCGCCAGCGTCAGTATCCCCAAGACCACCCCTGATGCAGAGTTGGCTGCCTGGCTGTTCCTGAAGCACTACACCAGCCCTGATGTGCAGGCCAAGTGGGTTGAGGCCAGCAACTACTTCCCGGTACGCTCCGGTGTGGCCGAGGGCCTGGACGACTACTTCGCCGAGAATCCGGCCTACCAGACCGCCTTCGAATTGCTGCCCTACGGCACCTTCGAGCCGCCGGCGCCGGGCTATGACTTCGTACGAGACATGGCAGAGGAAGCCATGGCTGCCATTGCTGGCGGTGCGCCTGTTCAGGAGACCCTGGATCAGCTCACCGAAGATGCCAATGCCAGCCTGGCGGAACAGCTCGAGCAGATTCCCGAATCGCCCGACGCTCTGGCCAAGATCGACCCCAGCGGACAGACGGTCTTCTTCTGGCACCAGCACACGCGCGACCGTGAGACGGCGCTGCAGGAGATCGTTCAGGAGTTCAACGATACCAACAAGTATGGCATCGAAGTGGTCGCCGAGTACCAGGGTGGTTATGGTGACATCTTCAACAAGATGTTGACCTTCATGAATACCGAGGATGCTCCCAACCTGGTGGTGGCCTACCAGAATCAGGCTGCAACTTACCAGTTGGGCGATGCGCTGGTGGACATGACTCCCTACGTCGAGAGCATCAAGTATGGCTTGAACAGTGCTGAGCAGAAGGACTTCTTCTCAGGCTTCTTCAACCAGGACATCTTCCCCAACTTTGGCAATGCCCGTCTGGGCTTCCCGCCCAACCGCTCCATGGAAGTGATGTACTACAACATGGATTGGCTGAAGGAATTGGGCTACGATGCACCGCCGGCAACGCCTGAAGAATTCAAGGAGATGGCCTGTGCGGCTAGCGCCTCACCCTACAGCGGGGCCAGCACCGATGTCAGCCCCATCGGCTACGAATTGAGCGTGGATGCCTCCCGCTTCGCGAGCTGGACCTTCGCTCGAGGTGGGGATGTTTTCGACTACGAAGATGGCCAATACGACTACAACAACGAGGCGGCGGTGGCGGCGATGTCGTTCCTGCAGGAGTTGTTCGAAGAGGGCTGCGCCACCATTGTGACGGAGCGCTACGGCGACCAGACCGACTTTGGCCAGGGCCGCCTGCTGTTCACAGTGGGCTCCAGCTCAGGTCTGCCATACTATCGTAGTGCCGTGGAGGAAGGTGCCAACTTCAATTGGAGTGTTGCACCGATCCCGTATACCACTGAAGAGCCGGCGCAGAACATCTACGGCGCCAGCGTCAGCATTCCCAAGACCACGTCTGAGCAGCAGTTGGCTGCCTGGCTGTTCCTGAAGCACTACACCAGCCCTGATGTGCAGGCCAAGTGGGCGCAGGCCAGCAACTACTTCCCGGTACGCGCCAGCGTGGCCGAGGGCCTGGACGACTACTTCGCCGAGAATCCGGCCTACCAGACCGCCTTCGAATTGCTGCCCTACGGCACCTTCGAGCCGCCGGCACCGGGCTATGACTTCGTACGAGACATGGCAGAGGAAGCTATGGCTGCCATTGCTGGCGGTGCGCCTGTTCAGGAGACCCTGGATCAGCTCACCGAAGATGCCAATGCCAGCCTGGCGGAGCAACTCGAGCAGATTCAGTAA
- a CDS encoding YtxH domain-containing protein: protein MSRRMWMWVIAGLIIGVIVGAVIGYFLAEGTKNPVLLVIGWIVISAIGSTLFFGFWGYADEQQKRVRQPDLIDE, encoded by the coding sequence GTGTCAAGACGTATGTGGATGTGGGTCATCGCTGGCTTGATCATTGGTGTCATCGTGGGTGCAGTCATCGGATATTTCCTGGCAGAAGGTACCAAAAATCCGGTGCTGCTCGTTATTGGATGGATTGTAATTTCAGCTATCGGAAGCACCCTCTTTTTTGGCTTCTGGGGCTATGCCGACGAACAGCAGAAGCGGGTGCGCCAGCCCGACCTGATTGACGAGTAA
- a CDS encoding ATP-binding protein, with protein sequence MTETIQPLSEYYDADAEFESLPSAGRALEPVRQRLGLIVGGSLSRGLEVRLAREINTEELAVGSYSVVHGDRKRFFSMITDVQLGASSEEIALNPPAVDDDFLRQIHLGTSAFGLVHLSPMLVLEEGAQDPRPVKTIPGHFSEVRAAGQDEVDEIFGPEGPDKQRDTYFFHVGEPLDMEDVKITLDLKRLVERSSGVFGKTGTGKTFLSRLLLAGIIHADAAVNLVFDMHNEYGWEGSSEGVTTRVKGLKQIFPDGRVSIFTLDDESSRRRNSNPDYTITIGYDQIEPDDLEMLRGIFNLSEAQIGAIYALHRRIGKQWLANFLDDKWIESWGDPEEGPGASGLKGLADAMGQTYQTLAALRRRFERFRRYGFLVPKAQSDTIDYLFKHLDNGTSVVLEFGRYGNSLDAYLFVANFLTRRLHRKYVVKKENAFGDRAEEPRPLVITIEEAHKFLDPAIASHTIFGTIARELRKYNVTLLVVDQRPSRIDPEVMSQIGTRVTALLDEESDIHAVLMGVSGAAGLREVLARLDTRQQALILGHAVPMPVVVHTRSYDLGFYKAMGFRDEEELPGQFEANVTSMRGDEDFEGFD encoded by the coding sequence GTGACCGAGACTATTCAGCCATTGAGTGAGTATTACGACGCCGACGCCGAATTTGAGTCGTTGCCCAGCGCCGGTAGGGCTCTCGAACCTGTTCGCCAACGCCTTGGATTGATAGTTGGTGGTTCTCTGTCGCGTGGTCTCGAGGTGCGCCTGGCTCGGGAGATAAACACCGAAGAGCTGGCGGTGGGCAGTTATTCCGTGGTGCATGGAGACCGCAAGCGTTTTTTCAGCATGATCACCGATGTGCAACTGGGCGCTTCCAGTGAAGAGATTGCCTTGAATCCGCCCGCTGTAGATGACGACTTTCTGCGGCAGATTCACCTGGGTACCAGCGCCTTCGGCCTGGTTCACCTGAGCCCCATGCTGGTCCTGGAAGAAGGCGCGCAGGATCCCAGGCCAGTCAAGACGATTCCGGGTCACTTCAGCGAAGTGCGTGCCGCCGGCCAGGACGAAGTCGACGAGATCTTCGGGCCAGAGGGCCCTGATAAGCAGCGGGACACTTACTTTTTCCATGTTGGTGAACCCCTGGACATGGAAGATGTCAAGATCACGCTCGATCTGAAGCGGCTGGTGGAAAGATCATCCGGTGTTTTTGGCAAGACGGGCACGGGCAAGACCTTTCTCAGTCGCCTGCTGCTGGCGGGCATCATCCATGCCGATGCCGCTGTCAACCTGGTTTTCGATATGCACAACGAGTATGGTTGGGAGGGAAGCAGCGAGGGGGTTACCACCAGGGTTAAGGGCCTCAAACAGATCTTTCCCGATGGCCGGGTCAGTATTTTTACGCTGGATGACGAGTCCAGCCGGCGACGGAACTCCAATCCCGACTATACCATCACCATTGGCTACGACCAGATCGAGCCCGATGATCTGGAGATGTTGCGGGGAATCTTCAATCTGAGCGAAGCCCAGATCGGTGCCATCTACGCCCTGCACCGTCGCATTGGAAAACAATGGCTGGCCAACTTCCTCGACGACAAATGGATCGAAAGCTGGGGTGACCCGGAAGAGGGGCCGGGAGCCAGTGGCCTCAAAGGCCTGGCCGACGCTATGGGACAGACCTATCAGACCCTGGCAGCGCTGCGGCGGCGCTTCGAGCGCTTTCGCCGGTACGGGTTTCTGGTCCCCAAGGCCCAGTCGGATACTATCGATTATCTATTCAAGCACCTGGATAACGGCACCAGCGTCGTTCTGGAATTCGGGCGCTATGGAAATAGCCTGGATGCTTACCTCTTTGTCGCCAACTTTCTGACGCGGCGCCTGCACCGGAAGTATGTTGTGAAGAAGGAAAACGCCTTCGGTGACAGGGCGGAAGAGCCAAGGCCTCTGGTGATCACCATCGAGGAAGCCCACAAATTCCTCGATCCCGCCATCGCCAGCCATACGATCTTCGGCACCATCGCCAGGGAGTTGCGCAAGTACAACGTGACGCTTCTGGTGGTGGATCAGCGCCCCAGCCGCATCGATCCGGAGGTCATGAGCCAGATCGGCACCCGGGTCACCGCCCTGCTGGACGAGGAGAGCGATATTCACGCGGTGTTGATGGGTGTGAGTGGCGCCGCCGGCCTCCGGGAGGTACTGGCTCGCCTGGATACGCGGCAACAGGCACTGATCCTGGGCCACGCCGTGCCCATGCCGGTCGTGGTGCACACTCGCAGCTACGATCTGGGCTTCTACAAGGCCATGGGTTTTCGAGATGAGGAAGAGTTGCCGGGCCAGTTCGAGGCTAACGTCACGTCCATGCGAGGGGACGAGGATTTCGAGGGCTTTGATTAA